In a genomic window of Nodosilinea sp. E11:
- the selD gene encoding selenide, water dikinase SelD, which yields MMQTEPTLETDVVLVGGGHTHALVLRRWGMAPIPGVRLTLITDLVDTPYSGMLPSYVAGRYSFDEAHIDLRPLTRFAQCRLVVDRATGLDLAQQRVHCAHHPPLAYDVLSIDTGSTPATLTVPGAAEYAIAAKPVPALLHQWQQFLAAVRAEPARPITLAVVGGGVGGVELTIGLHERLGALLTELHQPLSNLSLHLFHRGAELAPERNRWTRRRLERRLRSRGIQVHLSDPVQAITEDATTGQRLVQAASGLSVECDRVFWVTSASAPDWLQTAGLSLTDQGFIAVGDTLQTLSHPNVFAAGDVATMVHHPRPKAGVFAVRQGPPLTDNLRRYVQGQTLKSFRPQKQFLTLIETGEGRAIASRGPFALETSLAHRWKDHIDRKFMARFRDLPVGEMSTPHPPTPSPLHFLTPSPPHPPAHPPCAGCGSKVGSTALAEALRRVRQDWPEVVSDAVLIGLEAPDDAAVVTVPPGQVMVHTVDYFAALVDDPFIFAQICLKHCLGDLYAMGAQPHSVLALVQVPYATPPKQAEMLYQILAGTTKGLLASDTPLVGGHSTVGPQMALGFACNGVADPAQLLRKSGMQPGDALILTQPLGTGTLFAADMQGNAKGRWMEGAIASMLTPNRAAANIFRAHGVTACTDVTGFGLAGHLLEMARASGVAATLTLNALPVLAGAADTLAAGFLSTLHPQNLQAAASIEPAGANHPLYPLLFDPQTAGGLLAAVPAAVAQSCLGELRRHGYPAAALIGEVKPQTSAYRLALDSGESGTTQQNLGLDQ from the coding sequence ATGATGCAGACTGAACCAACCCTTGAGACGGATGTGGTGCTGGTGGGCGGCGGTCACACCCATGCCCTGGTGCTGCGGCGGTGGGGCATGGCTCCTATTCCTGGGGTACGGCTAACCTTGATTACTGACCTGGTAGATACGCCCTACTCAGGAATGCTGCCCAGCTACGTTGCTGGCCGCTACAGCTTTGACGAAGCTCATATTGACTTGCGACCGCTAACCCGCTTTGCCCAGTGCCGCCTGGTGGTCGATCGCGCCACGGGGCTTGACCTGGCCCAGCAGCGGGTGCACTGCGCCCACCATCCGCCCTTGGCCTACGATGTACTGTCAATCGACACGGGCAGCACTCCGGCCACACTGACGGTACCCGGCGCGGCAGAATATGCGATCGCCGCCAAACCCGTACCTGCCCTGCTCCACCAGTGGCAACAGTTTTTAGCAGCGGTGAGAGCCGAGCCCGCTAGGCCGATTACCCTGGCGGTGGTCGGTGGCGGGGTGGGGGGTGTAGAGCTCACCATTGGCCTGCACGAGCGGCTAGGGGCACTGCTGACAGAGTTGCATCAACCGCTATCTAACCTATCCCTACACCTGTTTCACCGAGGCGCAGAATTAGCTCCCGAACGCAACCGATGGACCCGCCGACGGCTGGAGCGGCGGCTGCGATCGCGCGGCATTCAGGTACACCTCAGCGACCCGGTACAGGCCATTACTGAGGATGCCACGACCGGGCAGCGCCTGGTGCAAGCCGCCTCGGGGCTGTCGGTTGAGTGCGATCGCGTCTTTTGGGTGACCAGCGCCAGCGCCCCCGATTGGCTTCAGACCGCTGGCCTCTCGCTGACCGACCAGGGGTTTATTGCCGTGGGCGACACCCTGCAAACCCTCTCCCACCCCAATGTGTTTGCCGCTGGCGATGTGGCCACCATGGTGCACCATCCCCGCCCCAAGGCTGGGGTGTTTGCCGTGCGCCAGGGGCCACCCCTGACCGACAACCTGCGCCGCTACGTGCAGGGCCAAACGCTCAAATCGTTTAGGCCCCAAAAGCAGTTTCTCACCCTGATCGAGACGGGGGAAGGGCGGGCGATCGCCTCCCGCGGCCCTTTTGCCCTAGAAACATCCCTGGCCCACCGCTGGAAAGACCACATCGATCGCAAATTCATGGCCCGCTTCCGCGACCTGCCTGTGGGCGAAATGTCCACCCCCCACCCGCCCACCCCTTCCCCTCTTCACTTCCTCACCCCTTCACCCCCTCACCCACCCGCCCACCCCCCTTGCGCCGGCTGCGGCTCGAAGGTTGGCAGCACCGCCCTGGCCGAAGCGCTCCGCCGGGTGCGTCAAGACTGGCCTGAGGTGGTTAGCGACGCCGTACTGATTGGTCTGGAGGCCCCCGACGATGCAGCCGTAGTCACCGTGCCGCCAGGGCAGGTGATGGTGCACACCGTCGATTATTTCGCCGCCCTGGTCGATGACCCGTTTATCTTTGCTCAGATTTGCCTCAAGCACTGCCTGGGAGATCTCTATGCCATGGGTGCCCAGCCCCACAGCGTGCTGGCCCTGGTGCAGGTGCCCTACGCCACCCCCCCCAAGCAGGCCGAGATGCTCTACCAAATTCTGGCCGGCACCACTAAAGGACTGCTGGCCAGCGACACTCCCTTAGTGGGCGGCCACAGCACCGTTGGCCCCCAGATGGCCCTGGGGTTTGCCTGCAACGGGGTGGCCGACCCGGCTCAACTGCTGCGTAAAAGCGGCATGCAGCCCGGTGACGCCCTAATTCTCACCCAGCCCCTGGGCACAGGAACGCTGTTTGCGGCCGATATGCAGGGCAACGCCAAGGGGCGATGGATGGAGGGGGCGATCGCCTCTATGCTCACCCCCAACCGGGCTGCCGCCAACATCTTTCGCGCCCACGGGGTCACCGCCTGCACCGATGTCACCGGCTTTGGCCTGGCCGGGCACCTGCTCGAAATGGCGCGCGCCTCTGGGGTTGCCGCGACCCTAACCCTCAATGCGCTCCCCGTGCTGGCTGGAGCCGCCGATACCCTGGCCGCAGGATTCCTCAGCACTCTCCATCCCCAAAATCTTCAGGCCGCCGCGTCGATCGAACCGGCAGGGGCCAATCATCCCCTCTACCCGCTGTTATTCGATCCCCAAACCGCAGGCGGGCTGCTAGCCGCTGTGCCCGCCGCTGTAGCTCAATCCTGTCTAGGCGAACTTCGCCGCCACGGCTATCCTGCCGCCGCGCTAATCGGAGAGGTCAAGCCTCAAACCTCGGCCTACCGCCTAGCTCTAGACTCAGGGGAATCGGGGACAACCCAGCAGAATTTAGGATTAGACCAGTAG